The Phycisphaerae bacterium sequence AGCACTCCAGTTAAACATCGGGGGACTCCCTGTCATAAGTGCAGGGCCGTCCCGCCAGCATGGATCCCGCTTGGTTGAGCTTTGAGGAGACTAAATGATATGGCAGTGAAACAACTGGCGTTTGGAGAGGAGGCGCGCAACAGCCTGCTGGTCGGCGTGGAAAAGCTGGCCCGGGCGGTCAAGAGCACGCTGGGACCTCGCGGGCGTAACGCGGTCATCGACAAGGGCTGGGGCGCTCCCAGCGTCACCAAGGACGGCGTGACCGTGGCCGAGGAGGTCGATCTCGTCGACAAGTACGAGAACATGGGGGCCTTGCTGGTCAAGGAGGCGGCCAGCAAGACCAGCGACATCGCCGGTGACGGCACCACCACCGCCACCGTCCTGACCGAGGCCATCTACAAGGAAGGCCTCAAGAACGTGATCGCCGGGGCCGACAACATGGCTCTGTGCCGCGGGATCAAGCAGGGCGTCGACGTGGCCGTCGAGCAGCTCGCCAAGTTGGCCAAACCGGTCAAGGTGACCGCTAAGTCCGACTTGGTCAGCGTGGGCAGCATCTCGGCCAACAATGACCGGGCGATCGGCGAGCTCCTTGCCGAGTGCTTCGAGAAGGTCGGCAAGGACGGCGTGATCACGGTCGAGGAAGGCAAGAGCGCCGACACCTACTACGACCTGGTCGAGGGGATGCAGTTCGACCGCGGTTTCCTCAGCCCCCACTTCATCACCGACCAGGACGCGATGGAGTGCGTGGCGGAAAAAGCCTATCTGCTGATCCACGAAGACAAGATCTCCAGCGTGACCAAGTTGGTGCCGCTGCTCGAGAAGGTCGCCAAGACCAAGCGCCCGCTCCTGATCATCGCCGAGGACGTCGAGGGCGAGGCCCTGGCCACGCTGGTGGTCAACAAGCTGCGCGGAATTGTGAGTGTCTGTGCGGTCAAGGCCCCCGGCTACGGCGATCGCCGCAAGGCTATGCTGCAGGACATCGCCATTCTCACCGGCGGCAAGTGCATCATGAAGGACCTGGGCATCGATCTGGACAGCGTGGCCATCTCCGACCTGGGCCAAGCCAAGAAGATCATCGTCGATAACGACAATACCACGATCATCGAAGGCGCCGGCAGCACCAAGGAAATCCAAGCCCGCATCGCTCAGATCCGCAAGGAAATCGACATCACCACCAGCGACTACGATCGGGAGAAACTCCAGGAACGCCTGGCGAAACTGTCCGGCGGCGTGGCCCAGATCAACGTCGGGGCGGCCACCGAGACGGAGTTGAAGGAAAAGAAGGCCCGCATCGAGGACGCCATGCACGCGACCCGGGCGGCCCTGGAGGAAGGGATCGTCCCCGGCGGCGGCGTCGCCCTGGTACGGTGCGTCGAGGCGGTCGAGGCGGTCAAGGCCGATGGCGACGAGCGAACTGGCGTCGAGATCGTGGCCAAGTCGCTGTCAGCCCCGCTCCGTCAGATCGCGGAGAACGCCGGGCGCGAGGGCGGCGTGGTTCTCGCCAAGGTGCAGGCGAAGAGCGGCCCATTCGGCTACAACGCCGACACCGATGCCTACGGCGATTTGGTCAAAGACGGGGTCATCGACCCGGCCAAGGTGGTTCGCGTGGCCCTTCAGAACGCCAGCAGCGTGGCTCGCATCCTGCTCAGCACCGACTGCATCATTACCGAGAAGCCCAAGAAGGCCGACGACAATGGCCACGGACACGGACATGGCGGCGGCATGGGTGGCATGGGTGGCATGGGCGGCATGGACGACATGATGTAAGCCCGCCCAGCTCTGTGAACGTGAATGAATGACCTGTTGACACACGAGGCCCGGTGCGACGGGCCGTCTGACTCAGGAGAATGAGACGATGGCAAAGGTGAATGTGAAACCTCTCGATGACCGTGTTCTGGTGTCCCAATGCGAGGCCGAAGAGAAAACCGCGGGCGGCATCGTTCTGCCCGATACCGCCAAAGAGAAGCCGCAGCGAGGGAAGATTGTGGCGACCGGGCCCGGTAAACTGCTCGACAGCGGCGAGCGCGGCAAGATGAGCGTGAGCACCGGCGATGAGGTCTTCTACGGCAAGTACGCCGGCTCCGACGTCGAGATCGACGGCACGAAATACGTTATTCTTAAGGAAACCGATATCCTGGCGATCATCGATCGCTGACCGGCTCGTGGCAGACGCTGACAGAACAAGGGACATCGCGAGGAGCGAAACGAAATGGCTAAACAGATGATGTACGAAGACGTCGCCCGCCAGAGGATCCTGCAAGGGGTCTCGAAACTGGCCGCGACAGTCAAGGTGACGCTGGGTCCAACGGGCCGGAACGTGATTCTCCAGAAATCGTTCGGACTGCCCCGCGTGACCAAGGACGGCGTGACGGTCAGCAAGGAGATCGAGCTGCCCGATCCGTTCGAGAACATGGGCGCCAAGATGGTCAACGAGGTCGCCAGTAAGACCAGCGATGTGGCCGGCGACGGAACCACCACGGCCACGGTCTTCGCCGAAGCGATCTACCGCGAGGGACTCAAGAACGTGACCGCGGGGGCCAATCCGATGGCCCTCAAGCGAGGCATCGACGGCGCGGTCGCGGTTGCGATCGAGAGCATCAAGAGCCAGTCGGTGAAGGTCAAGGGCGACGACATCACCAAGGTCGGCGCGATCAGCGCAAACGGCGACGCCGAGGTGGGCAAGCTGCTCGCTCAGGCCCTCGACGAGGTCGGCACGGAAGGCATCATCGAGATCGAGGAAGGCAAGAGCCTCGAGACCGAGAAGGAAGTGGTCGAAGGCATGCAGTTCGACAAGGGCTACATCTCCCCCTATTTCATGACCAATCCGAACACGCTTGAGTGCGTGCTGGAAGATGCCTACATCCTCATTCACGAGAAGAAGCTCAACAGCCTGCGCGATCTGGTGCCGCTGCTCGAGAAGCTCGTGACCACCGGAAAGCCCCTGCTGATCATCGCCGAAGACGTCGAAGGCGAAGCCCTCGCCGCCTTGGTGGTGAACAAGCTGCGCGGCGTACTGCAGGTGTGCGCCGTCAAGGCTCCCGGCTTCGGTGATCGACGCAAGGCCCTGCTGGGTGATCTGGCCATCCTGACCAACGGCAAGATGATCAGCGAGGACCTGGGCGTGAAACTCGAAAACGTCCAGATCTCCGATCTGGGGCAGGCCAAGAAGATCGTGGTCGACAAGGACGCCACGACCATTATCGAGGGCGCCGGCAAGAAGGCGGAAATCAAGTCGCGCTGTGACCAGCTCCGCTCGATGATCGAGAAGACCACCAGCGACTACGACCGCGAGAAGCTCCAGGAGCGGCTGGCCAAGTTGACCGGCGGCGTGGCCATCATTCGCGTCGGCGGAGCGACCGAGGCCGAGGTCAAGGAACGCAAAGACCTCGTCGAGGACGCGTTCCACGCTACCCGTGCGGCCGTCGAAGAGGGCGTCGTGCCCGGCGGCGGGTTGGTCTTCCTGAAGGCCATCGCCGCAGTCAAGAAGGCCGGTGACAAGGCCATCGGCGACGAGAAGGTCGGTTACGACATCATCGCCCGCGTCTTGGAGGCCCCGGCCCGCCAAATTGCCGATAACTCAGGTATCGATGGCGGCGTGGTCGTGGCCGAGATCCTCGAGAACGGCTGCAAGACCGGCTACGATGCCCGAAACGCGGAATTCGTTGACATGCTTAAGGCCGGCATCATCGACCCGACCAAGGTCGCCCGCTCGGCCCTGGAAAACGCGGCCAGCGTCGCCGGCCTGATGCTGACCACCCAGGTTCTCCTCACCAGTCTGAAGGACGAGGACAAGGAGAAAGAACTGGCCGGGGCAGTTCGGTAAGTCCGCGAGTTCAGGCCCTGCCCCAGTCGGCTCGCCGCCGACTGGATGCTCGGCATTGGTATGCTCGGGCTCCTGCAGAGCCCCGAACGCAGACGACGGACGGATCGAAAAGACCGAGACCAGCTGCCGTCCTTCGCGCTCCGGGCTCTGACTCCTGCGCCCCGGAGCAGGGGCCGTTCCAGATCAGGGCATGGTTGTTGAGATGTCGTCGGTGGCCGAAAAACGCGATTACTACGAGGTCCTCGGGGTGGCACGAGACGCCAGCCCCGACCAGGTCAAGAAGGCCTACCGACAGGCGGCACTCAAATACCACCCCGACCGCAACCGCGAGGACCCCCAGGCCGAGTGCAAGTTCAAAGAGGCGGCCGAAGCCTACGAGGTCCTCTCCGATCCAGAGAAACGCCAACGCTATGACCGCTATGGCCACCAGGGGCTCGACCGCCAGG is a genomic window containing:
- the groL gene encoding chaperonin GroEL (60 kDa chaperone family; promotes refolding of misfolded polypeptides especially under stressful conditions; forms two stacked rings of heptamers to form a barrel-shaped 14mer; ends can be capped by GroES; misfolded proteins enter the barrel where they are refolded when GroES binds); this encodes MAVKQLAFGEEARNSLLVGVEKLARAVKSTLGPRGRNAVIDKGWGAPSVTKDGVTVAEEVDLVDKYENMGALLVKEAASKTSDIAGDGTTTATVLTEAIYKEGLKNVIAGADNMALCRGIKQGVDVAVEQLAKLAKPVKVTAKSDLVSVGSISANNDRAIGELLAECFEKVGKDGVITVEEGKSADTYYDLVEGMQFDRGFLSPHFITDQDAMECVAEKAYLLIHEDKISSVTKLVPLLEKVAKTKRPLLIIAEDVEGEALATLVVNKLRGIVSVCAVKAPGYGDRRKAMLQDIAILTGGKCIMKDLGIDLDSVAISDLGQAKKIIVDNDNTTIIEGAGSTKEIQARIAQIRKEIDITTSDYDREKLQERLAKLSGGVAQINVGAATETELKEKKARIEDAMHATRAALEEGIVPGGGVALVRCVEAVEAVKADGDERTGVEIVAKSLSAPLRQIAENAGREGGVVLAKVQAKSGPFGYNADTDAYGDLVKDGVIDPAKVVRVALQNASSVARILLSTDCIITEKPKKADDNGHGHGHGGGMGGMGGMGGMDDMM
- the groES gene encoding co-chaperone GroES; the encoded protein is MAKVNVKPLDDRVLVSQCEAEEKTAGGIVLPDTAKEKPQRGKIVATGPGKLLDSGERGKMSVSTGDEVFYGKYAGSDVEIDGTKYVILKETDILAIIDR
- the groL gene encoding chaperonin GroEL (60 kDa chaperone family; promotes refolding of misfolded polypeptides especially under stressful conditions; forms two stacked rings of heptamers to form a barrel-shaped 14mer; ends can be capped by GroES; misfolded proteins enter the barrel where they are refolded when GroES binds), whose protein sequence is MAKQMMYEDVARQRILQGVSKLAATVKVTLGPTGRNVILQKSFGLPRVTKDGVTVSKEIELPDPFENMGAKMVNEVASKTSDVAGDGTTTATVFAEAIYREGLKNVTAGANPMALKRGIDGAVAVAIESIKSQSVKVKGDDITKVGAISANGDAEVGKLLAQALDEVGTEGIIEIEEGKSLETEKEVVEGMQFDKGYISPYFMTNPNTLECVLEDAYILIHEKKLNSLRDLVPLLEKLVTTGKPLLIIAEDVEGEALAALVVNKLRGVLQVCAVKAPGFGDRRKALLGDLAILTNGKMISEDLGVKLENVQISDLGQAKKIVVDKDATTIIEGAGKKAEIKSRCDQLRSMIEKTTSDYDREKLQERLAKLTGGVAIIRVGGATEAEVKERKDLVEDAFHATRAAVEEGVVPGGGLVFLKAIAAVKKAGDKAIGDEKVGYDIIARVLEAPARQIADNSGIDGGVVVAEILENGCKTGYDARNAEFVDMLKAGIIDPTKVARSALENAASVAGLMLTTQVLLTSLKDEDKEKELAGAVR